The following proteins are encoded in a genomic region of Glycine max cultivar Williams 82 chromosome 18, Glycine_max_v4.0, whole genome shotgun sequence:
- the LOC100781673 gene encoding probable glucan endo-1,3-beta-glucosidase A6, with translation MAMLLLIPLFLSSILLFPISSATTFSPQPGICYGQLGDNLPPPRESVSLITSVHAKRVKLYDANPSILHALQDTRLQVSIMVPNDLILNISTNQTLSDQWVSDNVVPYHPRTLIRYLLVGNEVTSTTAATATWPHLVPAMRRIKRSLKSHGIRKIKVGTSSAMDVLQTSFPPSNGAFRKDLTAPVMKPMLKFLNRTKSFFFLDVYPFFTWSADPLNINLDYALFESKTVTVKDPVSGLVYTNLFDQMVDAVYFAMKRLGFPGVRIFIAETGWPNGGDLDQIGANTYNAATYNRNFIKKVTKKPRVGTPARPGSALPSFLFALFNENQKPGPSTERHFGLLHPNGSRVYDVDLSGETPEAEFRPLPVPENNEKFKGRIWCVAARRDNATALTAALAYACSQGNGTCDPIQSKGKCFKPDSVFWHASYAFSAYWAQFRKVGGTCYFNGLATQTAKDPSYGSCKFPSVTL, from the exons ATGGCTATGCTTCTTCTCATTCCACTGTTCCTATCATCCATTTTACTATTCCCAATATCAA GCGCAACAACGTTCTCACCCCAACCCGGAATCTGCTACGGCCAGCTCGGAGACAACCTTCCACCGCCGCGAGAATCTGTCTCCCTCATAACCTCCGTCCATGCGAAGCGCGTGAAGCTCTACGACGCGAACCCATCCATCCTCCACGCGCTTCAAGACACGCGCCTGCAAGTTTCCATCATGGTCCCCAACGACCTCATCTTGAACATCTCCACGAACCAAACCCTGTCCGACCAGTGGGTCTCCGACAACGTCGTACCCTACCACCCCCGCACCCTCATCCGCTACCTCCTCGTCGGCAACGAAGTCACCAGCACCACCGCGGCCACCGCCACGTGGCCCCACCTGGTCCCCGCCATGCGCCGCATCAAACGCTCACTGAAATCCCACGGGATCCGCAAAATCAAAGTCGGAACCTCATCCGCTATGGACGTGCTTCAAACCTCGTTCCCTCCCTCAAACGGTGCGTTTCGCAAAGACCTAACTGCCCCCGTCATGAAACCCATGTTAAAATTCCTCAACCGGACCAAATCGTTTTTCTTCTTAGACGTGTACCCTTTCTTCACTTGGTCCGCTGACCCCTTGAATATAAACCTTGATTACGCTTTATTTGAATCCAAAACTGTAACCGTTAAGGATCCGGTTTCGGGTTTGGTTTACACTAACCTGTTTGACCAAATGGTGGACGCGGTTTATTTTGCGATGAAGAGATTAGGTTTTCCGGGTGTTCGGATCTTTATCGCGGAAACGGGTTGGCCCAATGGAGGCGACTTGGACCAGATTGGAGCAAATACTTACAACGCTGCCACTTACAACCGAAACTTCATAAAGAAAGTCACTAAAAAACCGCGGGTGGGGACACCGGCTCGACCGGGTTCGGCTCTTCCGTCTTTTTTATTCGCCCTCTTCAATGAGAATCAGAAACCGGGTCCGAGTACGGAGCGGCATTTCGGGTTGTTGCACCCGAACGGGTCGAGGGTTTACGACGTGGATTTGTCCGGGGAAACGCCGGAGGCGGAGTTCCGGCCGCTTCCGGTGCCGGAGAATAATGAAAAGTTTAAGGGGAGGATATGGTGCGTGGCGGCGCGCCGGGATAACGCGACGGCGCTGACGGCGGCGCTTGCGTACGCGTGCTCGCAGGGGAATGGCACGTGCGACCCGATCCAATCGAAGGGGAAGTGTTTTAAACCCGATTCGGTTTTCTGGCACGCGAGCTATGCGTTTAGTGCTTATTGGGCGCAGTTTAGGAAGGTTGGCGGAACTTGTTACTTCAATGGGCTTGCAACTCAAACCGCAAAGGATCCAA GTTATGGATCCTGCAAGTTCCCTAGCGTGACACTTTGA